GCCATGCGCAACGCGGTCCGCTGCAATGATTTCAAGACGGAAGGGGATTACAGCTACAGCATGGAGCGCTTCGTGGGGGATGGCTTCATGCTGGTGGGCGACGCCGCCCGCTTCGTGGATCCCATCTTCTCGTCTGGGGTGAGCGTGGCCCTCTACAGCGCCCGCTTCGCCGCCGCCCAGATTGCCGAGGCCTACGCCACAGGCGACTTCAGCCAGAAGGCGCTCATGCCCTACGAAGAGAAGCTGCGGAACGGGGTGGAGATCTGGTACGAGTTTATCCGGCTCTACTACAAGCTGCTGCCCCTCTTCACCCACTTCATCCAGTCCAAGGACTATCGCTTCCAGGTGTTGGAGCTCCTCCAGGGTGTGGTCTTCGACCGCAAGGAGGTGCCGGTCCTGCAGGCCATGCGGGATTACGTAGAAAAGGTGGAGAAATCCGAGAATCATCTCTTCAAGGACAGGCTGACCGCCATCCCCATCGACTGACAACCCGGAACGAGAGTTCCGCTTCGCCCGCCGGGATGGTGACGCAACCATGATTCGACGCCTTCTTCTTCTCAACGGTCTTGCCATTGTGGGCGTGGTGCTCAATCACACCATCGGCTGGGGCTACGTGGCCATGTTCTGGTGGACCGACCGCTACCGGCCGGTGGCGGTGCCGGACTTCTCCCAGATGGGGGGGCTCTCCTACTGGGGGCTGCGGTTTTTCGAGCAGCTGCTCATGTTCAGCATTCCGGCCTTTCTGTTCGTCTCTGGCTACTTCATCGCCGTGGCCACAGGCCGGACCCGTTCCAACGTCAGCCCGTCGGTGGTGCGGCAGCGCATCGTCAACCTGGCGATCCCCTACCTGCTGTGGTCGCTGATCTACTTCGGGGCCAACGCCGTCCTCGAAGACCAGATCTTCACCCCCTGGCAGTACCTTCGGCTGTTGCTGGTGGGGGGAGCGGCCCAGGCGTTCTACTACGTACCGCTGGTGATCCAGCTCTACCTGCTCGCCCTGCTGATGGTGCCCCTGGCCCGGTCCCATTGGCGGCCGCTGCTGCTGGCCTCCCTGGCGATCCAGCTCGTTCCCCTGGCCCTCCGCTATCCCGTCCTTCTGGGGATGGACTGGCCCTGGGCCATCCAGTTGGAGCGCTGGTTTCCGGCCTGGTTCTTCCCCGGACACCTCTTCTGGTTTACGGTGGGGGTGGTGGTGGGCTTTCACGTGGGCGACTTTCGGGTCTGGCTGGCCCGCTGGAAGTGGTGGCTGTTGGGGCTGCTGGTCGTCACCGTGCCCCTGGGCATCCTGGAGTGGGAGTGGATCCTGCGGGCCTCTAGCCAGGGCTGGCTGGGCCAGGAGCGGACCTTCTTCGATGATCTCTATTCGGCGCTGGCCATCCTGACCTTCCTGGCTTTCGAACGGGTTAACCTGCCCGCAGCCAGGCAGCTGGCCGACTGGGGAACCCGCTCCTATGGCATCTATCTGGTCCACTCCCTGGTGCTGCTGGTGGCGATGAAGGTCATCTACCATGCAGTTCCCTGGCTGTTGGCGCATCAAATCTTGCTGCAGCCCCTCCTGCTGGCCCTGGGGCTCGCCGTTCCCCTGGCGCTGATGGCCCTGGTCAACCGTTCCCCCGCCCGGCGCTTCTACGCCTACCTCTTTGGATAACAGCCAGAGGCAGCGGAGAGCAGGGCGTGGGTGGTGCGTAGTGGGTGAGACTCTCTACGCACCACCCATTCCGCACTCCGCCACTGGCCGATCACGCCAGGCTGTCACCGAAACCCCGCTTCAGCCCGGCGGATGAATTGTCAAACTATTGACAGCTCCACCCGTGTAACCTCGTGATACACTGGAAGGCAACTGCGTAAACGAGACTTGGGAGAACGATAGGCGTCAGACATCCCCCCCGACTACCGACTACCGTCTACCGTCTACCACCCTATCGTCCACCCTCAGGGGAGAGGAAAGAAAGCTATGGCAAAAGTACTGGTCACCGGTGGTGCCGGCTTCATTGGCTCTCATGTGGCCGAAGCCCTGGTCAACGCCGGCTACGACGTGGTCGTGTTGGACGACCTGAGCGGCGGCTTCGTGGACAATCTGGTCCCCGGCGTGCGCTTCATCCAGGGTTCCATCACCGACGTCCAGCTGGTGGAAGAGCTCTTTGCCCAGGAGCGTTTCGACTACGTCTTTCACCTGGCTGCCTACGCGGCCGAAGGGCTCAGCCACTTCATCAAGCGCTTCAACTACACCAACAACCTGATGGGCAGCATCAACCTCATCAACGCCGCCATCAACACCGACGTGAAGTGCTTTGTCTTCACCTCCTCCATCGCCGTCTATGGGACCAGCCCCGAGCTGCCCATGACCGAGGAGACCCCGGCCCATCCCGAGGATCCCTACGGCATCGCCAAGCTGGCCGTGGAGCAGGAATTGGCGATCTGCAAGGAGATGTTCGATCTCAACTACATCATCTTCCGGCCCCACAACGTCTACGGCGAACGTCAGAACATCGGCGACAAATACCGCAACGTGGTGGGCATCTTCATGAACCAGATCCTCCAGGGCAAACCCATGACCGTCTTTGGGGATGGCAGCCAGGAGCGGGCCTTCACCTACATCGGCGACGTGGCGCCCATCATCGCCCGTTCCATCGAAGTGCCCGCCGCCTACAACCAGGTCTTCAACATCGGCGCGGACCGGCCCTACACCATCAACCAGCTGGCCCACGCGGTGGCCGAGGCCATGGGCGTCCCGCCGGACATCGTCTATGTCCCCGCGCGCAACGAAGTGGTGGCGGCCTACTCGTCCCACGACAAGGTGGAGCGCATCTTCGGCGTGGCTCCCCAGTACAGCCTGGAGGAAGGCATCGGCCGCATGGCGGCCTGGGTCCGGCAGCACGGCGCCCGGGCCAGCCAGGAGTTCGAGGGGATCGAGGTGACCAAGAACTTCCCCAAGGCATGGGCTATCCCGTCCCCCTCGGCGGTCAACGGCGCTTGAGGGGGTTTCTGGACGGGGATTCTGGACGGCGATTGAGGAAAAAGGAGGCAGCATGGCTGGGCGCATGCCCCACGTGGTGAGCGTGATCCTCAACACCAACCGGCGGGAAGACACCCTGGCCTGCCTGGCATCCCTGCAGGCCAACGACTATCCCAACCACACCGCGCTGGTGCTGGACAATGCTTCCACCGACGGCTCGGTGGAAGCCATCCGCGCCCAATTTCCGTCGGTGCAGGTGCTGGCCCTGGCTGAAAACCGGGGATACGCCGGCAACAACAACGTGGGGATCGCCGCCGCGCTGGCCCAGGGCGCGGACTGGGTCTTCGTCCTCAACGAGGACACGATCCTGGCGCCGGACTGTCTGCGCCAGCTCATGGCCGTGGCCGAGGGCGACGACACCGACGATGACACCATCGGCATCGTGGGGCCCCTGGTCCTCCACCACGACGAGCCCACGGTCATCCAGTCGGCCGGCGGCGCCCTGGGGCGGGACTGGCAGGCCCGGCACCTGGGCCAGAACCAGCCCGATGCGGGGCAGTTCCGTGAGCCCCGGCCGGTGGACTGGATCTCGGGCTGCGCCATTCTGGTCCGTCGTGCCGTCATCGAACAGGTGGGCATGCTGGACGAGCGCTTTTTCTACTACTGGGAGGAGACCGAATGGTGTCTGCGGGCTCGACGGGCCGGCTGGCAGGTGGTCCACGTCCCCCAGGCCCGTCTCTGGCACAAGGGCGTCCAGCGGGACTACCGGCCCAGTCCCTCAGTGACCTACTACAACACCCGCAACCGCCTGTTGATGATGGCCAAACATCGGGCGCCGCTGCGGGCCTGGCTGATCGTCTGGTTCCAGTTGGTCCGGACCCTGCTCAGTTGGAGTCTGCGTCCCAAGTGGCGACGGGTGCAACAGGAGCACCGTACGGCCCTCTGGCGGGGCGCGTTCGACTTCCTGCGCCGGCGCTGGGGGATGCGGCCAGCATGAGCGTGCAACCATGACGGGTATGGGCACCCTCTTCCAGGCGCCCGGCCGCTGGCTGGGCGAGCGACCCTGGCTCTGGCAGCGGCCTCTCCTCATCACCGTGGTGCTGGCCCTCAGCGTGGCGCTGGCGGGTCGCCTCTCCTTGCGCCAGGCCGCGGTGGTGGTGGCCCTGCCCATGCTGGTGATGGGCGGCCTGGTCCTGTTGCGGCGACCCCAGCTGGGCCCCCTCTCCCTGATTTTCATCGGCCTGTTGGTGGGCATCGGCAGCAATAACTTCAAC
This DNA window, taken from Litorilinea aerophila, encodes the following:
- a CDS encoding glycosyltransferase family 2 protein, encoding MAGRMPHVVSVILNTNRREDTLACLASLQANDYPNHTALVLDNASTDGSVEAIRAQFPSVQVLALAENRGYAGNNNVGIAAALAQGADWVFVLNEDTILAPDCLRQLMAVAEGDDTDDDTIGIVGPLVLHHDEPTVIQSAGGALGRDWQARHLGQNQPDAGQFREPRPVDWISGCAILVRRAVIEQVGMLDERFFYYWEETEWCLRARRAGWQVVHVPQARLWHKGVQRDYRPSPSVTYYNTRNRLLMMAKHRAPLRAWLIVWFQLVRTLLSWSLRPKWRRVQQEHRTALWRGAFDFLRRRWGMRPA
- a CDS encoding NAD-dependent epimerase/dehydratase family protein, whose protein sequence is MAKVLVTGGAGFIGSHVAEALVNAGYDVVVLDDLSGGFVDNLVPGVRFIQGSITDVQLVEELFAQERFDYVFHLAAYAAEGLSHFIKRFNYTNNLMGSINLINAAINTDVKCFVFTSSIAVYGTSPELPMTEETPAHPEDPYGIAKLAVEQELAICKEMFDLNYIIFRPHNVYGERQNIGDKYRNVVGIFMNQILQGKPMTVFGDGSQERAFTYIGDVAPIIARSIEVPAAYNQVFNIGADRPYTINQLAHAVAEAMGVPPDIVYVPARNEVVAAYSSHDKVERIFGVAPQYSLEEGIGRMAAWVRQHGARASQEFEGIEVTKNFPKAWAIPSPSAVNGA
- a CDS encoding acyltransferase family protein, yielding MIRRLLLLNGLAIVGVVLNHTIGWGYVAMFWWTDRYRPVAVPDFSQMGGLSYWGLRFFEQLLMFSIPAFLFVSGYFIAVATGRTRSNVSPSVVRQRIVNLAIPYLLWSLIYFGANAVLEDQIFTPWQYLRLLLVGGAAQAFYYVPLVIQLYLLALLMVPLARSHWRPLLLASLAIQLVPLALRYPVLLGMDWPWAIQLERWFPAWFFPGHLFWFTVGVVVGFHVGDFRVWLARWKWWLLGLLVVTVPLGILEWEWILRASSQGWLGQERTFFDDLYSALAILTFLAFERVNLPAARQLADWGTRSYGIYLVHSLVLLVAMKVIYHAVPWLLAHQILLQPLLLALGLAVPLALMALVNRSPARRFYAYLFG